In Eucalyptus grandis isolate ANBG69807.140 chromosome 4, ASM1654582v1, whole genome shotgun sequence, the following proteins share a genomic window:
- the LOC104440984 gene encoding NAC domain-containing protein 73 produces MGCARETEKSRKEMTWQTEDARAIIPPTYNPRDEDENDDNTLLPTIVCPSCGHSFPLVDQREIVHDLVGLPAGVKFDPTDQEILEHLEAKIMGDARKIHFLIDQFIPTLEGDDGICCTHPERLPGVSKDGQIRHFFHRPSKAYATGTRKRRRVQKNMDETETRWHKTGKTRPVLAGGAVKGFKKILVLYINYGRQRKPEKTNWVMHQYHLGKNEEERDGELVVSKVFYQTQPRQPSSTTVKEPKDKTPKSDQSLHENVHVPRSSINVMEYYGNAPYSESYDQLIIPDFVDQGEAASLVPLVEDSSKGKLVKYQ; encoded by the exons ATGGGATGCgcaagagagacagagaagagcAGAAAAGAAATGACGTGGCAAACGGAAGATGCAAGAGCCATAATCCCACCAACTTATAATCCTAGGGATGAAGATGAGAATGATGATAACACTCTTCTTCCCACCATAGTATGCCCTTCATGTGGCCACAGCTTCCCATTAGTTGATCAG AGGGAGATTGTCCATGATTTGGTGGGGCTACCAGCGGGAGTGAAGTTTGATCCGACTGACCAAGAAATCTTAGAGCATTTGGAAGCGAAGATAATGGGGGATGCGAGGAAGATTCATTTTCTCATTGATCAGTTCATTCCTACATTGGAAGGAGATGATGGGATTTGCTGTACACACCCAGAGAGACTTCCAG GAGTAAGCAAAGACGGACAAATCCGCCACTTCTTCCATCGGCCTTCGAAGGCATATGCCACCGGGACTAGGAAACGGCGCAGAGTGCAGAAGAACATGGATGAGACTGAGACAAGGTGGCACAAGACCGGCAAGACGAGGCCAGTCCTCGCTGGCGGAGCCGTGAAGGGGTTCAAGAAGATACTTGTGCTCTACATCAATTATGGGAGGCAAAGGAAGCCTGAGAAGACCAACTGGGTGATGCACCAATACCACCTCGGCAAAAACGAAGAGGAGAGGGATGGAGAGCTGGTCGTGTCCAAGGTGTtctaccaaacgcagcctagaCAACCCAGTTCGACGACCGTCAAAGAGCCAAAGGACAAAACGCCAAAGAGTGATCAGAGCTTGCATGAGAATGTTCATGTACCTAGGAGCTCTATTAATGTGATGGAGTATTATGGCAACGCACCTTATAGTGAGTCTTACGACCAGTTAATTATTCCCGACTTCGTCGATCAAGGCGAGGCGGCTTCTTTGGTCCCGCTAGTGGAAGATTCGAGCAAGGGAAAACTTGTAAAATATCAATAG